Within the Saccharomonospora amisosensis genome, the region GAGCTGTGCGGATTCTTTCCGTGGATCTCGGTACGTCCAACACGGTGGCGGTGCTGTCCGCACACGGCAGGCCACCCAGGGTGGTAGAGGTCGACGGGTCCGCGACGATGCCCTCGGCGGTGTTCGCCGAGGAGGACGGCACGCTCGTGGTCGGCCGCGACGCCGAGCGCAGGGCCCGGCTGGACCCCACCCGGTTCGAGCCCAACCCCAAGCGCCGGGTCGACGAACAGACCCTGCTGCTCGGTACGGACGTGGTTCCGGTGAACGAGGCGCTCGCCGCCGTGCTGCGCCGGGTCCTCGAGGAGACAACCCGGCAGCTCGGGGGCGAGTCACCGGACGAGATCCGGCTCACCCACCCGGCGCAGTGGGGTCCGGTGCGTCGCAACGTACTGCTCTCGGCCGCGCGGTTGGCGGGCATGTCCGGTGCGGTCTCGCTGGTGCCCGAGCCCGTCGCCGCGGCGGCGCACTTCGCCTCGTTCCCCGGCAAGGCACTGCTGCCGGGGCAGGCGCTGGCGGTGTACGACCTCGGCGCGGGCACGTTCGACGTCGCCGTCGTCGGCGCCACCCAGAGCGGTTTCACCGTGCTCGCCGAGGACGGCCTGCCCGACCTCGGTGGGCTCGATGTCGACCAGGCACTGCTCGTGCACGTCGGAAGAGAGGTGTCGCACCGCGACCCGCAGCGCTGGCAGTGCCTGCTCCGGCCGGAGTCGACGGCCGACCGGCGCGCCAGGCGCGCGTTGCAGGAGGACGTCAGGGCCGCCAAGGAGGCACTGTCCCGGCTGCCGCAGACGGAGGTGCCGATGCCGGAGCCGTTCACCGACGTCCTTGTGACCAGGTCGGAGCTTGAGGCGCTCGTGCGGCCAGCGATGTTGCGCAGTGTCGAGTTGCTCGCCAGGACGGTGTCGTCGGCGGGGCTCACCCCTGACCGGCTCGCGGGCATCTATCTGGTCGGCGGGTCGAGCAGGTTGCCGCTGGTGGGCACGTTGCTCTCCGAGAAGCTGGGCGTCGTGCCCGCCAGCCTCGACCAACCGGAGACGGCGGTGGCGCTCGGCGCGCATCACGTCGCGGCCGACGGGATCAGCATGCGAACCCAGCAGGTGGACGGGCAGGCCGCGGCCACGGGACAACCGGTACGGCCCGCCACGGCCGCCGCCCCGCCTCAGCCGGTCGTCGCCGCGCCCGCGCCCACCGGTCCGGCAGGCTACCCGGCGCGGCCGGGATATCCAGGGGTGCACGCGCACCACAACGTGCCGCGACAGGCACCGGGACCGGGCTTTCCCGCCTTCTCCGAGCCACCGCGGCGGGCGACATCGGGCGGTCGCAGGAAGCCGCTCATCGGCGTCGCGGTCGCGGCCGTGCTGGTGCTCGCCGCCGCCGCGGTGGTGTGGTGGCCCTCCTCCAGTACCGCGACCTACGCCGCCGAGGAATGCCGGACGCCGGGTGCCACCGACGAGCAGGGCTTCACCGGCTGCCTGCGCCAACTGGCCGGTGCGGTGGCCGAGCAGAACCAGTGTGGGCCGGGCACCGGTACCGGCGCCGCCGCGGCGCCGAACGAGGAGGACCTCGGTGTCACCGTGACGTGCTCGGCGCCGGGACTGGCCGGTGCGCAGATCACCTACCTGCACAGTGAATCGGCCGAGACCATCAAGCGATACACCGACGGGTTGCTGAACCGCACCGGAGGCGGCGAGCAGGTACGGGCCGACTGGAAGGGCAACGCGCTGGAGGGCCGGTACGCGGCCGCGGCAGGCAGGAACTCGGCTGTGCTGGTCTTCACGGTCGACGACCGCCCGCTCGCGGGGTTCGTGTACCAGGTGAACGTGGCGGGCACGGGGGAGCTGGCCGGGCCGGCCGAGTTGGCCGACTACTTCGAGCGCAACGTCCAGCCGGGGGAGTAGCCGCCGGTCACTTCCTGCGGTTGCGGACGCCGATGATCAGCACGATCAGCGCGGCGGTCACGGTGGCGATCGACGCCAGCGTCAGCGCCGTGGAACCGAATCCGGAGACGTCCTGTGCCAGCCGCATGCCTTCCAGCCTACGGCGCGGCGCGGCGCTACGCTGAGACCGATGCGCATCACGGTTTTCCGCAGGCTGATGGCGGAGGAGTTCGGACAGACCCGCGCCGAGACCCTGGCGAGAGACCACGTGCTCAGCGGCCTGGGAGGACGCACGATCGAGCAGGCGCTGGCCGATGGGGTACCTGCCAAGGAGATCTGGCAGCAGGTGTGCGGCGAGTTCGACATCCCGGCGGAGCGTCGGTGACCGCGTCAATGATCGCGGCGGTGCCGAAGAATGTACCGAAGAACGTACCGAAGAACGGAGCGGAAACCGTACCAGCAGGGCGTGTCGCGTCGACCTCGAACATCTGTTCGGCTACTGTGGTTGTCCACAGCAGGGTCGTGCCGGGGTCGACTATCCACAGATTTCCGCTTGACCCCCGAACTGTCGGACCCCGGCCGTAACGTCGGGGTCAGCACAAAACGACAGCAGACCGACAGCCAATGAGGTGGATTCCATGCCAGCAGCACCGGACAAGGGCAAGGCGCTCGATCTAGCCCTTGCCCAGATCGACAAGCAGTTCGGCAAGGGGTCGGTGATGCGCCTCGGCGAGGAGACCCGGCCGCCGATCGAGGTCATCCCCACCGGCGCCATCGCGCTGGACATAGCCCTGGGTATCGGAGGACTGCCTCGCGGCCGGGTGGTGGAGGTCTACGGTCCGGAGTCCTCCGGTAAGACAACGGTCGCGTTGCACGCGGTGGCCAACGCGCAGAAGGCGGGCGGCATCGCGGCGTTCATCGATGCCGAGCACGCGCTCGATCCCGAGTACGCCAAGACGCTCGGTGTCGACACCGACGCGTTGCTCGTCTCCCAGCCGGACACCGGTGAGCAGGCGCTGGAGATCGCCGACATGCTGATTCGCTCCGGCGCGCTCGACATCCTGGTGATCGACTCGGTGGCGGCGCTGGTGCCCCGCGCCGAGATCGAGGGCGAGATGGGCGACTCGCACGTCGGCCTGCAGGCCAGGCTGATGAGCCAGGCACTGCGCAAGATCACCGGTGCGCTGCACAACTCCGGCACCACCGCCATCTTCATCAACCAGTTGCGCGAGAAGGTCGGCGTCATGTTCGGCAGCCCGGAGACGACCACCGGTGGTAAGGCGCTGAAGTTCTACGCGTCGGTCCGGCTCGACGTCCGCCGTATCGAGACCCTCAAGGACGGCGGTGAGCCGGTCGGTAACCGCACCAGGGTCAAGGTGGTGAAGAACAAGGTCGCGCCGCCGTTCAAGCAGGCCGAGTTCGACATCCTCTACGGTGTTGGCGTTTCGCGGGAGGGCTCGCTCATCGACATGGGCGTCGATCAGGGAATCCTGCGCAAGTCCGGCGCCTGGTACACCTACGAGGGCGACCAACTCGGCCAGGGCAAGGAGAACGCGCGCAGGTTCCTGCGCGACAACCCCGACATCGCCAACGAGATCGAGAAGCGCATCAAGGAAAAGCTCGGTATCGGTGCTCAGGTCGACGCCGAGGAGGCCGCCCCGGCGCCGGTCGAGTTCTAGCCGCCGTGCCCTTCGAGGGAGAACGGGACGGTGAGGACGTGAGCGAGTCAGGCCGTCGTTTCGGGGGCGGCGGCTCCCGGTCTCGGTCGGTGGCGGAGCTGACACCGGAGGAAGCCAGGAAGAAGGCCAAGGAGATCTGCTTCGACCTGCTGGCCGCGCGGCCCCGCACCAAGGACGAGCTGCGTCAGGCGTTGCGCCGCAAGGGCTTCGACGAGCGGACGAGGGAGACCCTGCTCGGCAAGCTGGACGAGGCCGGGCTTGTCGACGACGAGGCCTTCGCGCAGCTGTGGGTGCGGTCCCGGCACACCCAGCAGGGCCTCGCCCGGTCGGCGCTCGTGGCGGAGCTCAAGCGCAAAGGTGTCGACAGCGACGTCGCGGTCGAGGCCGCGGGCGAGATCGACCGGGACGCCGAGGAGCAGCGAGCCCGCGAGTTGGTTCGCAAGAAGCTGCGCACGATGGCCGGCCTCGACGAGCGGACCGCCACCCGACGACTGCTCGGGATGCTGGCACGCAAGGGTTACCCGCAAGGACTGTCCTACGTGGTGGTCCGCGAGGAACTGCGTGACGCGGGTGCGGAGTCCACACTGCTCGACGACATCGTCCCGGACTGACCTGCGGGCGGGCGCCGGGATGGGACACTGGTCCATGACGTGAGGAGCAGCCGTTACCGCATTTCCGAGCCTTCCGAGTCGCCTCTGCCCGGTATGGATCACCTGCTGACCATCGCCGAGTACGCGGAGCTCGGTGAGCCCGAATCGGGCTACACCGAGCTGCTGGAGGGCCGCCTGTTGATGTCGCTGAGCCCGAGACCGGGCCACAACATAGCGCTGTTCGAGCTGTATCTGCAGGTGAAGCCGCAGTTACCCCGGCAGCTGACCGCCGTTCCCGACATCGACGTGGATCTTGAGCTGGCGCCGCTGGGTGCTCCGGCGACGGCGCGCCGCCCCGACCTGGTCGTGGTCGACCGTGCCGCGGTACGGCGGTTGACCGGGAGGGCGGGTTGCTCAAGGCGTCCGACGTGCTGCTCGTGGTGGAGATCGTGTCGCCGGGTTCGACCCGGACCGACAACGTGGACAAGCGCGGCGAGTACGCCGACGCCGGAATCCCGCACTACTGGATCGTCGATATCACCGAGCCCGTCTCGCTGGTCGCCTGCCACCTTGCCGGGGAGTTCGGCTATCAGGACGGCGGTGCCGTCACCGGTGAGTTCGCCACCGATGACCCGTTCGCGGTGCGGGTGAACCTCGACGCGCTGCTCTGATGTGGTCCGAATGAGGATGATCCGGACAACCTCGCTCGGCTGACCTCGCGCTCGGCTACTGTGACCGCCGTGTCCGCGCCCACCGAGATCATTCCGGCGGTTCATGCCCGCCTGCCAACCCTGACCGGCATGCGCTTTCTGGCCGCACTGCTGGTGTTCGTCTTCCACGCGGCCACCGTGTTCGACTACCCCGACCAGCAGACCGCGGCGGACGTCGGATGGCTCACCGGCAAGCTGGCCTTCCTCGGTGTGTCGTTCTTCTTCGTGCTGAGCGGCTTCGTACTCAGCTGGTCGGCGAGGGCGGGCGACACCGCCGCGCGGTTCTGGCGCCGCCGGGCCTGCAAGGTCTACCCCAACCACCTGGTGACGTTCCTGCTCGCGGTCGCGCTGCTGCTCGCACTGCACAAGCCGGTCACCGGTTGGTGGCAGAACCTGCTGCTGATCCACGCGTGGTTCCCCGACCAGACGATCTTCAACAGCGCCAACGTGGTGAGCTGGTCGCTGGCCTGCGAGGCGGTGTTCTACCTGCTGTTTCCGGTGCTGCACCGGTGGTTCGGCCGCATCCCGTCGTCGACCCTGTGGTGGTGGGCGTCCGGTTTGGTCGTCGTCGTGCTGTGCATGCCGCTGCTCGCGCAAGCGTTGGTGCCCGCCACCGGCGGCGATCCCACACAGCCGGGTTCGAGCCTTTCGCAGGTGTGGTTCCTCTATATCTTCCCGCCGGTGTGCCTGCTGCAGTTCATGCTCGGCATGATCATGGCGAGCATCGTGTTGTCCGGCCGCTGGATCGGCCTTCCGCTCCCGCTGGCAGCCGTGCTGCTGGCGGGCGGATACGCGCTGGCGCTCGTCGTGCCCTACAACTTCGGCGTCAACGCCACCACGATCGTGCCTGTCGCGCTCGTTATCGCGGCAGCTGCGGTCGCCGACGTGCGCGGCCGCGCGACGTTGCTGCGCGGCAGGGTTGCGGTTTGGCTGGGCGAGGTGTCCTTCGCCTTCTACCTCGTGCACTACCTGGTGCTGCTGCACGGCCGCGAACTCACGGGCCTTCGCGGCAACGGAGAGGTCGCCGTGGAACTTGCCGTGCTCACCGGCGCGATGGCGCTGAGCCTCGGCTTGGCGTGGCTGCTTTATGCCGGCGTCGAGCGGCCCGTCATGCGCCGCTGGAGCAGACCGCGTAGATCGGCCCGGCCGCCAGCGCCACCACAGTCACAGCCACGGCCGCCACAGGCGCAGCGCGGGCAGGTCACCGGCCCACACCACGGTGTCCCAGTGGCACGGGGCAGCACGGCGTTGCAGAGGCACAGCGCGCCCGTGGCGAAACAGCCACGCCCGCGGGAACCTCGGTGGTGAACCGCCTCGGTGCGATCGGAAGACCACCGGCGGTGGCGGGTAGCCCCGGCCTCTCCTTCGCCCCGCGCGGAGCTACCTTTCCGGTGCGGTCAAGGCAACGGCCTGCCGCGCCAGCGCCTCGATCCAAGCGAAGTCCTTCGCCGCGACGGCGTCCGGCGGCGTCAGCCATGAGCCGCCAACACAGTCCACATTGGCCAACTCCAGATAGCGCCTTGCGCTGTCCATTGTGATTCCGCCGGTGGGGCAGAAACGCAGCCACGGCAGCGGACCGGCTATCGCGCGCAGCGCGTCGGTCCCGCCGCTGGCCTCGGCAGGGAAGAATTTGAGGGCGTGCAACCCCCGCTCTGCCAGCCGCATGGCCTCGGAAACGGTCGCAGCTCCTGGTAGCAGCGCGAGCCCGGTGTCGAGTGCCGCCGAGACCAACGTCTCGGTGCATCCAGGCGTCACAAGGAACGCCGCCCCTGCGTCGGCGGCCTGCCGCGCCTGCTGTGGCGTGGTCACTGTGCCGGCTCCGACGACCATGTCCGGCACCTCCCGCGCCACGCGGGCCACCGCGTCCACCGCGGCCGGAGTGCGCAGCGTCACCTCCATGACACCCACGCCGCCGGAGCGCAACGCGTGGGCCACGGGCACGGCGTCGTCGGCGTCGTGTAGCACGACCACTGGCAGCACCGGCGACAGCGTCAGCAGCTCCGAACTCGTGACCATCAGGTGAGTCCACCGGTGACGCCCGCGATAGCGGGATGTGGTCGGGCACCGACCGGCGCGAACACGCTGGCGCCTCGCTCCGCCGGACCGACGCAGCGGCGCAGCGCGGCGAACAGTTCCCGGCCGGTGCCGACCCATTCGTCCTCACCGGGGACCGAGCCCGATGGAGCCCTCGATGCGAGTGTCGCGGCCGCCACGTCGACCTCCAACTCACCCGAGTCGGCGTCGACGCGAATCAGATCCCCGTCGGCCACCCGGGCCAGCGGCCCACCCACCGCGGCCTCCGGCGTGACGTGAATCGCGGCGGGAACCTTCCCCGATGCCCCTGACATCCTGCCGTCGGTTACGAGTGCCACGCGATGCCCGGCGTCCAGCAGTGAGCTGAGCGCGGGGGTGAGGCCGTGCAGCTCGGGCATCCCGTTGGCGCGGGGACCCTGCTGGCGCAGCACCACCACGACATCGCGATTCAGTTCGCCTGCTCGAAACGCCAGCTGGAAGTCCTGCTGGGAGTCGAACACCCGCGCGGGCGCGTAGACGAGGCGGTGGCGCGGAGAAACGGCCGACACCTTCAGCACCGCACGGCCCAGATTGCCACGCAACATGCGCAGTCCGCCGTCGGGTGCGAACGGCCGGTCGATCGGGCGCAGAACGTTCTCGTCGAGGCTGCGCGACGGGGCTTCGCGCCAGGTCAACTCGCCGTCACGCAACACCGGCTCGGCGCGGTAGCGGTGCAGCCCGGTGCCCGCCACGGTGCGCACGTCGCCGTGCAGCAGTCCGGCGTCGAGCAGCGTGGCGACGAGGAACGGCACGCCACCCGCGGCGTGGAAGTGGTTGATGTCGGCGCTGCCGTTGGGATAGATGCTGGCCAGCAGCGGCACCACCGAAGAGAGATCGGCGAAGTCGTCCCAGGTAAGCTCTATTCCGGCCGCCGAGGCGATCGCGACCAGGTGCAGGGTGTGGTTTGTGGAGCCTCCGCTGGCCAGCAACGCGACCACCCCGTTCACGATCGAACGCTCGTCCACCACCTCGGCCACGGGTGTGTAGCCTTCGCCGCCACCGACCGGGGAAATCTCGACGATGCGCCTGGCGGCTCGTTCGGTGAGCGCCCGCCGCAGCGGTGTGTTCGGTTGCACGAAGGCTGCTCCCGGCAGTTGCAGGCCCATCACCTCGAGCACGAGTTGGTTGGAGTTGGCCGTGCCGTAGAAGGTGCAGGTGCCGGGGGAGTGGTAGGAGGCGGACTCGGCCTCCAACAGTTCCTCCCTCGTGGCGCTGCCCTGCGCGTACAACTGCCGCACGCGAGCCTTGTCCTTGTTCGGCAGCCCGGACGGCATGGGTCCCGCAGGCACCAGGATCGCGGGCAGGTGCCCGAATGACAGTGCGCCGATGAGCAGCCCGGGCACGATCTTGTCGCACACGCCGAGCAGCAGCGTCCCGTCGAACATGTCGTGTGCCAGCGCCACACCTGTCGCCATGGCTATCACGTCGCGGCTGAACAGCGAGAGTTCCATTCCCGCCCGCCCCTGTGTGATGCCGTCGCACATGGCGGGTACCCCGCCCGCGAACCGGGCGACACCCCCGGCCCGCCTCGTGGCCTCCTTCAGCTGGTCGGGGAACTCACCGAGCGGTTGGTGGGCCGAGAGCAGGTCGTTGTAGGCGGACACGATCGCGATTCCCGGGCCCTGCCGCCCTCGCAGGGTGAGCCGGTCGGGGCCGGAGCACGCGGCGAAGCCGTGCGCGAGATTGCCGCACCCCAGCCCGGCCCGCGCCGGACCGTCGGCCGTGGCCGCGCGGGCGTCGCTGACCCGGGAGAGGTAGGCGCCGCGGGAGTTCTCGCTTCGAGCGGCGATGCGGGCGGTGACCTCGGCGATGACGGGGTGGAGGGGTCGCAACGTGGTCGCTCCTGATCGCTTCTCGCGGGCATCTTCTCGCGGACGTGGAGGTCGGTAAGCGACGGCACCGTCGCGGCCGACGTGGCGACTGACACGATACAGATCCAGGGCCTCGGAGCAAAATCGATTCAGAAAGTCACGATTAGTGACCCCCATCACGCCCTCCACGCCGTGTGTGCTACTTGTCACACCACAGTTGGCAAGGCAGAGTCGGCCTTAGCCGGCTCAGATCCCGGGATCGATTCGAAGGGACGACACAGATGTCGAGCACGGAAATGAGCGAGCTACGCCGCACCATCGGCAGGCTCAGGCAGTGCGTGGGCGCGCTGCGGGCACGTTACGGCGAGGCACCCGCTGTCCGGCGCCTCGCCAACGACGTCGAGCGGCTCGACATCGACGCGGGCGATCTCGCGCAGCAGCAGGTGCCTGCCCAGTCGAAGCCTTCCGACCCGCCCGAAGTGGTCAAGATCCCCGACACCCCGTACGACCCATCGTTGTGGGAGGGCGCTGACGACGAGGGCGTCGGCGGCTACCACCGGGATCAGCGGTGAGTGGGGCCGGGATCGACGACGTGACAGTCACCCAGAACAGCGCACCCGCACGAACCCGAGTCGGCATCGGCACGCGCACGCTGCGCACCGACCGGTGGTGGCTACAGCCACTGCTGACGACACTGGGCCTGGCGGCCTTCGTCGGCTACGCGACCGTCCGGTCGTTCATGCGCACCGGCTACTACGACGCCGAGAACAACTACCTCACGCCGTTCTACTCCCCGTGCCTCAGCGACTCCTGCGTACCGGGGTCGGCGCACTTCGGCACCCCGTTCGGGGAGTTGCCGGGCTTCATCCCGCTGGCGTTTCTTTCGCTGCCGTTCCTGCTCGGGTTCCGGTTGACCTGTTACTACTACCGCAAGGCGTACTACAGGTCGGTCTGGTTCTCCCCGCCCGCGTGTGCCGTCACCGAACCGCACGCCAAGTACACCGGGGAGACCCGCCTGCCGCTCATCGTGCAGAACGCTCACCGCTACTTCTTCTACGTCGCGTTCGTGATCGCCTTGATCAACACCTGGGACGCGATAGTGGCCTTCGGTGGCGAGCGAGGGATCGGCTTCGGACTCGG harbors:
- a CDS encoding Hsp70 family protein; this translates as MRILSVDLGTSNTVAVLSAHGRPPRVVEVDGSATMPSAVFAEEDGTLVVGRDAERRARLDPTRFEPNPKRRVDEQTLLLGTDVVPVNEALAAVLRRVLEETTRQLGGESPDEIRLTHPAQWGPVRRNVLLSAARLAGMSGAVSLVPEPVAAAAHFASFPGKALLPGQALAVYDLGAGTFDVAVVGATQSGFTVLAEDGLPDLGGLDVDQALLVHVGREVSHRDPQRWQCLLRPESTADRRARRALQEDVRAAKEALSRLPQTEVPMPEPFTDVLVTRSELEALVRPAMLRSVELLARTVSSAGLTPDRLAGIYLVGGSSRLPLVGTLLSEKLGVVPASLDQPETAVALGAHHVAADGISMRTQQVDGQAAATGQPVRPATAAAPPQPVVAAPAPTGPAGYPARPGYPGVHAHHNVPRQAPGPGFPAFSEPPRRATSGGRRKPLIGVAVAAVLVLAAAAVVWWPSSSTATYAAEECRTPGATDEQGFTGCLRQLAGAVAEQNQCGPGTGTGAAAAPNEEDLGVTVTCSAPGLAGAQITYLHSESAETIKRYTDGLLNRTGGGEQVRADWKGNALEGRYAAAAGRNSAVLVFTVDDRPLAGFVYQVNVAGTGELAGPAELADYFERNVQPGE
- a CDS encoding DUF3046 domain-containing protein; protein product: MRITVFRRLMAEEFGQTRAETLARDHVLSGLGGRTIEQALADGVPAKEIWQQVCGEFDIPAERR
- the recA gene encoding recombinase RecA translates to MPAAPDKGKALDLALAQIDKQFGKGSVMRLGEETRPPIEVIPTGAIALDIALGIGGLPRGRVVEVYGPESSGKTTVALHAVANAQKAGGIAAFIDAEHALDPEYAKTLGVDTDALLVSQPDTGEQALEIADMLIRSGALDILVIDSVAALVPRAEIEGEMGDSHVGLQARLMSQALRKITGALHNSGTTAIFINQLREKVGVMFGSPETTTGGKALKFYASVRLDVRRIETLKDGGEPVGNRTRVKVVKNKVAPPFKQAEFDILYGVGVSREGSLIDMGVDQGILRKSGAWYTYEGDQLGQGKENARRFLRDNPDIANEIEKRIKEKLGIGAQVDAEEAAPAPVEF
- a CDS encoding regulatory protein RecX, producing the protein MAELTPEEARKKAKEICFDLLAARPRTKDELRQALRRKGFDERTRETLLGKLDEAGLVDDEAFAQLWVRSRHTQQGLARSALVAELKRKGVDSDVAVEAAGEIDRDAEEQRARELVRKKLRTMAGLDERTATRRLLGMLARKGYPQGLSYVVVREELRDAGAESTLLDDIVPD
- a CDS encoding Uma2 family endonuclease, which gives rise to MLKASDVLLVVEIVSPGSTRTDNVDKRGEYADAGIPHYWIVDITEPVSLVACHLAGEFGYQDGGAVTGEFATDDPFAVRVNLDALL
- a CDS encoding acyltransferase family protein — its product is MSAPTEIIPAVHARLPTLTGMRFLAALLVFVFHAATVFDYPDQQTAADVGWLTGKLAFLGVSFFFVLSGFVLSWSARAGDTAARFWRRRACKVYPNHLVTFLLAVALLLALHKPVTGWWQNLLLIHAWFPDQTIFNSANVVSWSLACEAVFYLLFPVLHRWFGRIPSSTLWWWASGLVVVVLCMPLLAQALVPATGGDPTQPGSSLSQVWFLYIFPPVCLLQFMLGMIMASIVLSGRWIGLPLPLAAVLLAGGYALALVVPYNFGVNATTIVPVALVIAAAAVADVRGRATLLRGRVAVWLGEVSFAFYLVHYLVLLHGRELTGLRGNGEVAVELAVLTGAMALSLGLAWLLYAGVERPVMRRWSRPRRSARPPAPPQSQPRPPQAQRGQVTGPHHGVPVARGSTALQRHSAPVAKQPRPREPRW
- the eda gene encoding bifunctional 4-hydroxy-2-oxoglutarate aldolase/2-dehydro-3-deoxy-phosphogluconate aldolase, which gives rise to MVTSSELLTLSPVLPVVVLHDADDAVPVAHALRSGGVGVMEVTLRTPAAVDAVARVAREVPDMVVGAGTVTTPQQARQAADAGAAFLVTPGCTETLVSAALDTGLALLPGAATVSEAMRLAERGLHALKFFPAEASGGTDALRAIAGPLPWLRFCPTGGITMDSARRYLELANVDCVGGSWLTPPDAVAAKDFAWIEALARQAVALTAPER
- the edd gene encoding phosphogluconate dehydratase, with protein sequence MRPLHPVIAEVTARIAARSENSRGAYLSRVSDARAATADGPARAGLGCGNLAHGFAACSGPDRLTLRGRQGPGIAIVSAYNDLLSAHQPLGEFPDQLKEATRRAGGVARFAGGVPAMCDGITQGRAGMELSLFSRDVIAMATGVALAHDMFDGTLLLGVCDKIVPGLLIGALSFGHLPAILVPAGPMPSGLPNKDKARVRQLYAQGSATREELLEAESASYHSPGTCTFYGTANSNQLVLEVMGLQLPGAAFVQPNTPLRRALTERAARRIVEISPVGGGEGYTPVAEVVDERSIVNGVVALLASGGSTNHTLHLVAIASAAGIELTWDDFADLSSVVPLLASIYPNGSADINHFHAAGGVPFLVATLLDAGLLHGDVRTVAGTGLHRYRAEPVLRDGELTWREAPSRSLDENVLRPIDRPFAPDGGLRMLRGNLGRAVLKVSAVSPRHRLVYAPARVFDSQQDFQLAFRAGELNRDVVVVLRQQGPRANGMPELHGLTPALSSLLDAGHRVALVTDGRMSGASGKVPAAIHVTPEAAVGGPLARVADGDLIRVDADSGELEVDVAAATLASRAPSGSVPGEDEWVGTGRELFAALRRCVGPAERGASVFAPVGARPHPAIAGVTGGLT